A region of Massilia sp. WG5 DNA encodes the following proteins:
- a CDS encoding glycine zipper domain-containing protein translates to MRTMKTIALGAMLAALSVGAAQQRPIAYPAKGQSQAKQDKDDGECHVWARNKTGVDPAAAASTPPQETGPAVGGGERMRGAARGALGGAAIGAIAGDTGKGAGVGAVAGTMAGGHRARQNQAARNESAQQGQAQQIDSYYRAWSACMSGRGYTMN, encoded by the coding sequence ATGCGTACCATGAAAACCATCGCCCTCGGCGCGATGCTGGCGGCACTCTCCGTGGGCGCGGCCCAGCAGCGTCCGATCGCCTACCCGGCCAAGGGTCAGAGCCAGGCGAAGCAGGACAAGGACGACGGCGAATGCCATGTCTGGGCCAGGAACAAGACGGGGGTCGACCCGGCGGCCGCGGCATCCACGCCGCCGCAGGAAACCGGACCGGCGGTGGGCGGCGGCGAGCGCATGCGCGGCGCGGCGCGCGGTGCGCTGGGCGGGGCCGCGATCGGCGCGATCGCCGGCGATACCGGCAAGGGCGCGGGCGTCGGTGCGGTGGCGGGCACCATGGCCGGCGGCCACCGTGCGCGCCAGAACCAGGCCGCCCGCAACGAGTCCGCGCAGCAGGGACAGGCCCAGCAGATCGACAGCTATTACCGCGCCTGGTCCGCCTGCATGAGCGGCCGGGGCTACACGATGAACTGA